The Homo sapiens chromosome 5, GRCh38.p14 Primary Assembly genome includes a window with the following:
- the GDF9 gene encoding growth/differentiation factor 9 isoform 2 (isoform 2 is encoded by transcript variant 3) has product MKKLYKTYATKEGIPKSNRSHLYNTVRLFTPCTRHKQAPGDQVTGILPSVELLFNLDRITTVEHLLKSVLLYNINNSVSFSSAVKCVCNLMIKEPKSSSRTLGRAPYSFTFNSQFEFGKKHKWIQIDVTSLLQPLVASNKRSIHMSINFTCMKDQLEHPSAQNGLFNMTLVSPSLILYLNDTSAQAYHSWYSLHYKRRPSQGPDQERSLSAYPVGEEAAEDGRSSHHRHRRGQETVSSELKKPLGPASFNLSEYFRQFLLPQNECELHDFRLSFSQLKWDNWIVAPHRYNPRYCKGDCPRAVGHRYGSPVHTMVQNIIYEKLDSSVPRPSCVPAKYSPLSVLTIEPDGSIAYKEYEDMIATKCTCR; this is encoded by the exons ATGAAGAAGCTCTATAAGACATATGCTACCAAGGAAGGGATTCCTAAATCCAATAGAAGTCACCTCTACAACACTGTTCGGCTCTTCACCCCCTGTACCCGGCACAAGCAGGCTCCTGGAGACCAGGTAACAG gaaTCCTTCCATCAGTGGAACTGCTATTTAACCTGGATCGCATTACTACCGTTGAACACTTACTCAAGTCAGTCTTGCTGTACAATATCAACaactcagtttctttttcctctgctgtCAAATGTGTGTGCAATCTAATGATAAAGGAGCCAAAGTCTTCTAGCAGGACTCTCGGCAGAGCTCCATACTCATTTACCTTTAACTCACAGTTTGAATTtggaaagaaacacaaatggaTTCAGATTGATGTGACCAGCCTCCTTCAACCTTTAGTGGCCTCCAACAAGAGAAGTATTCACATGTCTATAAATTTTACTTGCATGAAAGACCAGCTGGAGCATCCTTCAGCACAGAATGGTTTGTTTAACATGACTCTGGTGTCCCCCTCACTGATCTTATATTTGAATGACACAAGTGCTCAGGCTTATCACAGCTGGTATTCCCTTCACTATAAAAGGAGGCCTTCCCAGGGTCCTGACCAGGAGAGAAGTCTGTCTGCCTATCCTGTGGGAGAAGAGGCTGCTGAGGATGGGAGATCTTCCCATCACCGTCACCGCAGAGGTCAGGAAACTGTCAGTTCTGAATTGAAGAAGCCCTTGGGCCCAGCTTCCTTCAATCTGAGTGAATACTTCAGACAATTTCTTCTTCCCCAAAATGAGTGTGAGCTCCATGACTTTAGACTTAGCTTTAGTCAGCTGAAGTGGGACAACTGGATTGTGGCTCCGCACAGGTACAACCCTCGATACTGTAAAGGGGACTGTCCAAGGGCAGTTGGACATCGGTATGGCTCTCCAGTTCACACCATGGTACAGAACATCATCTATGAGAAGCTGGACTCCTCAGTGCCAAGACCGTCATGTGTACCTGCCAAATACAGCCCCTTGAGTGTTTTGACCATTGAGCCCGATGGCTCAATTGCCTATAAAGAGTACGAAGATATGATAGCTACAAAGTGCACCTGTCGTTAA
- the UQCRQ gene encoding cytochrome b-c1 complex subunit 8, whose translation MGREFGNLTRMRHVISYSLSPFEQRAYPHVFTKGIPNVLRRIRESFFRVVPQFVVFYLIYTWGTEEFERSKRKNPAAYENDK comes from the exons ATGGGCCGCGAGTTTGGGAATCTGACGCGGATGCGGCATGTGATCAGCTACAGCTTGTCACCGTTCGAGCAGCGCGCCTATCCGCACGTCTTCACTAAAGGAATCCCCAATGTTCTGCGCCGCATTCGGGAGTCTTTCTTTCGCGTGGTGCCGC agtttgtaGTGTTTTATCTTATCTACACATGGGGGACTGAAGAGTTCGAGAGATCCAAGAGGAAGAATCCAGCTGCCTATGAAAATGACAAATGA
- the GDF9 gene encoding growth/differentiation factor 9 isoform X1, which translates to MARPNKFLLWFCCFAWLCFPISLGSQASGGEAQIAASAELESGAMPWSLLQHIDERDRAGLLPALFKVLSVGRGGSPRLQPDSRALHYMKKLYKTYATKEGIPKSNRSHLYNTVRLFTPCTRHKQAPGDQVTGILPSVELLFNLDRITTVEHLLKSVLLYNINNSVSFSSAVKCVCNLMIKEPKSSSRTLGRAPYSFTFNSQFEFGKKHKWIQIDVTSLLQPLVASNKRSIHMSINFTCMKDQLEHPSAQNGLFNMTLVSPSLILYLNDTSAQAYHSWYSLHYKRRPSQGPDQERSLSAYPVGEEAAEDGRSSHHRHRRGQETVSSELKKPLGPASFNLSEYFRQFLLPQNECELHDFRLSFSQLKWDNWIVAPHRYNPRYCKGDCPRAVGHRYGSPVHTMVQNIIYEKLDSSVPRPSCVPAKYSPLSVLTIEPDGSIAYKEYEDMIATKCTCR; encoded by the exons ATGGCACGTCCCAACAAATTCCTCCTTTGGTTTTGCTGCTTTGCCTGGCTGTGTTTTCCTATTAGCCTTGGTTCTCAGGCTTCTGGGGGAGAAGCTCAGATTGCTGCTAGTGCTGAGTTGGAATCTGGGGCTATGCCTTGGTCCTTGCTGCAGCATATagatgagagagacagagctGGCCTCCTTCCCGCGCTTTTCAAAGTTCTATCTGTTGGGCGAGGTGGGTCACCTAGGCTGCAGCCAGACTCCAGAGCTTTGCACTACATGAAGAAGCTCTATAAGACATATGCTACCAAGGAAGGGATTCCTAAATCCAATAGAAGTCACCTCTACAACACTGTTCGGCTCTTCACCCCCTGTACCCGGCACAAGCAGGCTCCTGGAGACCAGGTAACAG gaaTCCTTCCATCAGTGGAACTGCTATTTAACCTGGATCGCATTACTACCGTTGAACACTTACTCAAGTCAGTCTTGCTGTACAATATCAACaactcagtttctttttcctctgctgtCAAATGTGTGTGCAATCTAATGATAAAGGAGCCAAAGTCTTCTAGCAGGACTCTCGGCAGAGCTCCATACTCATTTACCTTTAACTCACAGTTTGAATTtggaaagaaacacaaatggaTTCAGATTGATGTGACCAGCCTCCTTCAACCTTTAGTGGCCTCCAACAAGAGAAGTATTCACATGTCTATAAATTTTACTTGCATGAAAGACCAGCTGGAGCATCCTTCAGCACAGAATGGTTTGTTTAACATGACTCTGGTGTCCCCCTCACTGATCTTATATTTGAATGACACAAGTGCTCAGGCTTATCACAGCTGGTATTCCCTTCACTATAAAAGGAGGCCTTCCCAGGGTCCTGACCAGGAGAGAAGTCTGTCTGCCTATCCTGTGGGAGAAGAGGCTGCTGAGGATGGGAGATCTTCCCATCACCGTCACCGCAGAGGTCAGGAAACTGTCAGTTCTGAATTGAAGAAGCCCTTGGGCCCAGCTTCCTTCAATCTGAGTGAATACTTCAGACAATTTCTTCTTCCCCAAAATGAGTGTGAGCTCCATGACTTTAGACTTAGCTTTAGTCAGCTGAAGTGGGACAACTGGATTGTGGCTCCGCACAGGTACAACCCTCGATACTGTAAAGGGGACTGTCCAAGGGCAGTTGGACATCGGTATGGCTCTCCAGTTCACACCATGGTACAGAACATCATCTATGAGAAGCTGGACTCCTCAGTGCCAAGACCGTCATGTGTACCTGCCAAATACAGCCCCTTGAGTGTTTTGACCATTGAGCCCGATGGCTCAATTGCCTATAAAGAGTACGAAGATATGATAGCTACAAAGTGCACCTGTCGTTAA
- the LEAP2 gene encoding liver-expressed antimicrobial peptide 2 precursor has protein sequence MWHLKLCAVLMIFLLLLGQIDGSPIPEVSSAKRRPRRMTPFWRGVSLRPIGASCRDDSECITRLCRKRRCSLSVAQE, from the exons ATGTGGCACCTCAAACTTTGTGCAGTCCTCATGATCTTCCTGTTGCTGTTGGGCCAG ATAGATGGCTCCCCAATACCAGAAGTGAGTTCGGCAAAGAGAAGGCCACGGAGAATGACCCCATTTTGGAGAGGGGTTTCCCTCAGGCCTATTGGAGCCTCCTGCCGGGATGATTCTGAGTGTATCACAAGGCTATGCAG AAAAAGACGCTGTTCCTTAAGTGTGGCCCAGGAATGA
- the GDF9 gene encoding growth/differentiation factor 9 isoform X3, with translation MIKEPKSSSRTLGRAPYSFTFNSQFEFGKKHKWIQIDVTSLLQPLVASNKRSIHMSINFTCMKDQLEHPSAQNGLFNMTLVSPSLILYLNDTSAQAYHSWYSLHYKRRPSQGPDQERSLSAYPVGEEAAEDGRSSHHRHRRGQETVSSELKKPLGPASFNLSEYFRQFLLPQNECELHDFRLSFSQLKWDNWIVAPHRYNPRYCKGDCPRAVGHRYGSPVHTMVQNIIYEKLDSSVPRPSCVPAKYSPLSVLTIEPDGSIAYKEYEDMIATKCTCR, from the coding sequence ATGATAAAGGAGCCAAAGTCTTCTAGCAGGACTCTCGGCAGAGCTCCATACTCATTTACCTTTAACTCACAGTTTGAATTtggaaagaaacacaaatggaTTCAGATTGATGTGACCAGCCTCCTTCAACCTTTAGTGGCCTCCAACAAGAGAAGTATTCACATGTCTATAAATTTTACTTGCATGAAAGACCAGCTGGAGCATCCTTCAGCACAGAATGGTTTGTTTAACATGACTCTGGTGTCCCCCTCACTGATCTTATATTTGAATGACACAAGTGCTCAGGCTTATCACAGCTGGTATTCCCTTCACTATAAAAGGAGGCCTTCCCAGGGTCCTGACCAGGAGAGAAGTCTGTCTGCCTATCCTGTGGGAGAAGAGGCTGCTGAGGATGGGAGATCTTCCCATCACCGTCACCGCAGAGGTCAGGAAACTGTCAGTTCTGAATTGAAGAAGCCCTTGGGCCCAGCTTCCTTCAATCTGAGTGAATACTTCAGACAATTTCTTCTTCCCCAAAATGAGTGTGAGCTCCATGACTTTAGACTTAGCTTTAGTCAGCTGAAGTGGGACAACTGGATTGTGGCTCCGCACAGGTACAACCCTCGATACTGTAAAGGGGACTGTCCAAGGGCAGTTGGACATCGGTATGGCTCTCCAGTTCACACCATGGTACAGAACATCATCTATGAGAAGCTGGACTCCTCAGTGCCAAGACCGTCATGTGTACCTGCCAAATACAGCCCCTTGAGTGTTTTGACCATTGAGCCCGATGGCTCAATTGCCTATAAAGAGTACGAAGATATGATAGCTACAAAGTGCACCTGTCGTTAA